In the Malania oleifera isolate guangnan ecotype guangnan chromosome 1, ASM2987363v1, whole genome shotgun sequence genome, one interval contains:
- the LOC131144518 gene encoding protein PLASTID MOVEMENT IMPAIRED 2 has product MDRGELDSRRKIGTVKAAINLYGERIHEDKPAPKKSQMAFSEPISRTRDLHLAKRGINQFSESKRVAESEKAQAEYELFNAKKTVKDLTQLIEKLSSKEKLQMQDLDTVKKPKRHENEWAAATPRFDAYQYSKVMKELELVKQEISKLKLDLASVLREKLRADEDIEASGLKMCSCSNSMEALRKEIEEVNEEDVLVELARIEAVKEFGAIEAQRKKEACEFSLAMDKTKERMKDAIQEIDHVRELETRLALTMADIDVLQNGLKLVQETEKRVQRNDSLKHFEVGKGEEESSSLLEAVTEVLQSAKDEFDCVKDEGFRNMASMDIVRNELKHVLEEIALLKTAEEKTDLTVQNLNSKLLRVKSKLEAASLAEENARSLASNLTLTLEEMKTEAEAAKKEKELTNKVTATIKEELKKTEFEIDSTDERLQAAMLELEELKSSETIALENLKILIENTMAARASVSQNSSSITISSFEYMYLTGCAAGAEEIADKKVAAAQAWTEALRASEKEILMRTEISQREIRELRIKEEQEVYRAETLLSAKKAVEGELRNCRQRSEKFKQAKNFRLQVESPRKSIKDGGNLTPARRAKLRKSASPATRLVTRTNSYTVRKRLKVMPNLAKFFASKRTEKKI; this is encoded by the exons ATGGACAGAGGAGAGTTAGATAGCAGAAGAAAGATTGGAACAGTTAAAGCAGCCATTAATCTGTATGGTGAACGAATTCATGAAGACAAGCCTGCACCTAAAAAATCCCAGATGGCTTTTTCAGAG CCCATTTCAAGAACAAGAGATCTCCATCTTGCAAAGAGGGGCATCAACCAATTCAGTGAGAGCAAAAGAGTTGCAGAATCTGAAAAGGCCCAAGCAGAATATGAGCTCTTCAATGCGAAGAAGACTGTGAAAGATCTCACTCAATTGATCGAGAAATTGAGCTCAAAGGAAAAATTGCAGATGCAAGACCTTGATACGGTAAAGAAGCCCAAGAGGCATGAAAATGAATGGGCAGCGGCCACCCCAAGATTTGATGCATATCAGTATAGCAAggtgatgaaagaattggaattAGTAAAACAGGAAATAAGTAAACTTAAGCTTGATTTGGCATCAGTCTTACGAGAGAAATTACGGGCTGATGAGGACATAGAGGCCTCAGGTTTGAAAATGTGTTCTTGTTCAAACTCCATGGAAGCACTTAGGAAAGAGATTGAGGAAGTTAATGAAGAGGATGTACTAGTTGAGTTGGCCCGGATTGAGGCTGTTAAGGAATTTGGAGCTATTGAAGCTCAGAGAAAGAAGGAAGCTTGTGAGTTCTCACTTGCAATGGACAAAACCAAGGAAAGAATGAAGGATGCCATCCAAGAGATTGACCATGTGAGAGAGCTCGAAACCAGATTGGCTCTCACAATGGCAGACATTGATGTATTACAAAATGGACTAAAGCTAGTGCAGGAAACGGAAAAAAGGGTCCAGAGAAATGACAGTTTGAAACATTTTGAAGTTGGTAAGGGGGAAGAGGAATCTTCGTCTTTGTTAGAGGCAGTCACAGAAGTGCTACAATCTGCAAAAGATGAATTTGATTGTGTAAAAGATGAAGGCTTTCGGAACATGGCTTCAATGGATATTGTAAGGAATGAGCTCAAGCATGTATTGGAAGAGATTGCTTTGTTGAAAACTGCAGAAGAGAAGACAGATTTAACTGTTCAAAATCTCAATTCAAAGCTCTTGCGGGTGAAATCTAAATTGGAAGCAGCTTCATTGGCTGAGGAAAATGCTAGATCACTTGCATCCAATCTAACTCTCACTCTTGAAGAAATGAAAACAGAAGCAGAGGcagcaaagaaagaaaaggagCTTACTAATAAAGTAACTGCAACAATCAAAGAAGAACTTAAGAAAACTGAATTTGAGATTGACTCGACTGATGAAAGATTGCAGGCTGCCATGCTAGAGCTTGAAGAGCTAAAATCATCAGAAACAATAGCTCTTGAGAATCTTAAAATTCTAATTGAGAATACCATGGCGGCCAGAGCTTCTGTGTCACAGAATAGTTcctcaattacaatttcaagtttTGAATACATGTATTTAACTGGATGTGCAGCTGGGGCAGAAGAAATTGCAGATAAAAAGGTTGCAGCGGCTCAGGCATGGACTGAAGCATTAAGAGCCAGTGAGAAGGAGATATTGATGCGAACTGAAATATCTCAGAGGGAAATCAGAGAACTGAGGATCAAGGAAGAGCAAGAAGTATATAGAGCAGAGACACTGCTTTCAGCAAAGAAAGCAGTTGAGGGAGAGTTGCGGAATTGTAGACAAAGAAGTGAAAAatttaaacaagctaaaaatttTCGGCTTCAAGTTGAATCACCTAGAAAGTCCATTAAAGATGGTGGCAATTTAACACCAGCACGACGAGCTAAGCTGCGAAAGTCGGCCTCTCCAGCAACTCGGCTTGTTACCCGAACAAATTCTTACACTGTTAGGAAGAGATTGAAGGTAATGCCCAATCTAGCCAAGTTCTTCGCTAGTAAGAGAACTGAAAAGAAAATCTAA